A stretch of Oncorhynchus mykiss isolate Arlee chromosome 26, USDA_OmykA_1.1, whole genome shotgun sequence DNA encodes these proteins:
- the cog4 gene encoding conserved oligomeric Golgi complex subunit 4 isoform X2, whose product MITFTCSLAENVSSKVRQLDLAKTRLYKVIQRADDILDLKFCTDGVQTALHNEDYEQAAAHIHRYLSLDQSVIELSRQGEESSAVDASLAMLQVAEQRLKVLVVERLDEAVTRGDLAQVERFFKIFPLLGLHDQGLARFGQYLCSQLASKAEENLLLAVGGELGERRAALVFADTLTLLLEGIARVVETHQPIVETYYGPGYLYTLITHLQQECDRQAQKVVDKFIQQRDYHNKFQIVQSSMMKSVPTEMIEPRELDPVLLEVTLMNARSELYLRFLRRRLMADFEVGDATATPGIVQEHKHNVEKLLKHCMLGQLMQELIGYYIPMEEYYMRETVSKAVAMDTYEKGQLTSSMVDDCFYIVKKCISRALSSSSIDCLCAMINHSTSVLESDFREVLYNKLRQGFPATTLQDIQRGVSSAVSLMQSSLQQGKFNNLGIDSAEVAKAAFLVTLNNVEVCSENITTLKRNLESDCSKLFTQGAGSGEQAKIDSCLSDMVNTSSKFKDLLQVGGCRSILRSERHMICLCAEGLTELNTTAIKPQVKPWISSFLSISHNIEEEEFNEYEANDPWVQQLIVNLKQLMAEFKVTMVLLSFRNKYLTLAFYKLFIFSSPPLYNLSVLFSQAGLSSVIYDTLTSLMTSLVSMEMEKTVLKCTFSRLGGLQFDKELRSLVAYLTTVTTWTIRDKFARLTQMATILNLERVTEILDYWGPNSGPLTWRLTPAEVRQVLALRIDFRSEDIKRLRL is encoded by the exons ACCCGGCTTTATAAGGTTATCCAGCGGGCTGATGACATCCTGGACCTGAAGTTCTGTACAGACGGCGTTCAGACGGCGCTACACAATGAGGACTATGAACAGGCTGCCGCCCACATTCACCGCTACCTTTCTCTCGACCAATCAGTCATTGAGCTAAGTCGCCAAGGAGAAGAGA GCAGTGCTGTGGATGCTAGCCTTGCCATGCTTCAAGTGGCAGAGCAGCGATTGAAAGTCCTGGTTGTGGagagactggatgaggctgttaCCAGGGGTGATCTGGCACAGGTGGAAAGATTCTTTAAAATCTTCCCTCTGCTTGGCCTCCACGATCAAGGCCTGGCTCGCTTTGGCCAGTACCTCTGCAGCCAG ctGGCCTCTAAAGCAGAGGAGAACCTGCTCTTGGCTGTGGGAGGagagctgggagagaggagagctgccCTGGTCTTTGCTGACACCCTGACTCTGCTGCTGGAGG GCATAGCTCGTGTTGTGGAGACCCACCAGCCCATCGTAGAGACGTACTACGGTCCAGGCTACCTGTATACTCTCATCACTCACCTGCAGCAGGAGTGTGACCGACAGGCTCAGAAAGTAGTTGACAAGTTCATCCAACAGAGAGACTACCACAACAAG TTTCAGATCGTCCAGAGCAGCATGATGAAGAGTGTGCCCACTGAGATGATTGAACCCAG GGAGCTGGATCCTGTATTACTGGAAGTCACTCTGATGAATGCCAGGTCGGAGCTTTACTTAAGATTCCTGCGCCGTCGCTTGATGGCCGACTTTGAGGTTGGGGATGCTACGGCAACACCTGGCATCGTCCAAG AGCACAAGCATAATGTGGAGAAACTGCTGAAACACTGCATGCTGGGCCAGCTCATGCAGGAGCTGATTGGCTACTACATTCCAATGGAGGAGTACTACATGAGGGAGACCGTCAGCAAG GCTGTAGCTATGGACACATATGAGAAGGGTCAGCTGACATCCAGCATGGTGGATGACTGTTTCTACATTGTGAAGAAGTGCATCAGCAGAGCCCTGTCCAGCTCCAGCATTGACTGCCTGTGTGCCATGATCAACCACTCAACCTCAGTGCTAGAGTCTGACTTCAG ggaggtgttgtataataaGCTGAGGCAGGGCTTCCCTGCGACCACGCTGCAGGACATCCAGCGTGGGGTGAGCAGTGCAGTGAGTCTGATGCAGAGCAGCCTGCAGCAGGGCAAGTTCAACAACCTGGGCATTGACAGCGCAGAGGTCGCCAAGGCTGCCTTCCTG GTGACTCTGAATAATGTGGAGGTGTGTAGCGAGAACATCACCACTCTGAAGAGGAACCTGGAG agTGATTGCTCCAAGTTGTTCACTCAGGGGGCGGGATCAGGAGAGCAAGCTAAGATTGACAGCTGTCTGTCAGACATGGTCAACACATCCAGCAAGTTCAAGGATCTCTTGCAGGTTGGAGGATGCAGAAGTATACTCAGATCAGAGAGACACATGATCTGTCTCTGTGCA GAGGGCCTGACGGAGCTGAACACCACAGCCATCAAGCCTCAGGTCAAACCGTGGATCAGCAGCTTCCTGTCCATCTCACACAACATAGAGGAg GAGGAGTTTAATGAGTACGAGGCCAACGACCCCTGGGTCCAGCAGCTCATCGTCAACCTCAAGCAGCTCATGGCAGAGTTCAAGGTAACCATGGTTCTGCTTAGCTTCAGGAATAAATATCTTACATTAGCATTTTATAAACTATTTattttctcttctccccctctttataatctctctgtcttgttctctCAGGCGGGGCTCTCTTCAGTTATCTATGACACACTGACCAGCCTCATGACCAGTTTGGTCTCCATGGAGATGGAGAAGACCGTCCTGAAGTGCACCTTCAGCAGG CTGGGAGGGCTTCAGTTTGATAAGGAGCTGCGTTCTCTGGTGGCCTACCTCACAACTGTCACCACCTGGACTATTAGGGACAAGTTTGCTCGGCTGACTCAAATGGCCACCATCCTCAACCTGGAGCGG GTAACAGAGATCCTGGATTACTGGGGCCCGAACTCTGGTCCTCTAACGTGGCGTCTGACCCCAGCGGAGGTCCGGCAGGTTCTGGCGCTACGCATCGATTTCCGCAGTGAGGACATCAAGAGGCTCCGCCTCTAA
- the cog4 gene encoding conserved oligomeric Golgi complex subunit 4 isoform X5, whose amino-acid sequence MITFTCSLAENVSSKVRQLDLAKTRLYKVIQRADDILDLKFCTDGVQTALHNEDYEQAAAHIHRYLSLDQSVIELSRQGEESSAVDASLAMLQVAEQRLKVLVVERLDEAVTRGDLAQVERFFKIFPLLGLHDQGLARFGQYLCSQLASKAEENLLLAVGGELGERRAALVFADTLTLLLEGIARVVETHQPIVETYYGPGYLYTLITHLQQECDRQAQKVVDKFIQQRDYHNKFQIVQSSMMKSVPTEMIEPRELDPVLLEVTLMNARSELYLRFLRRRLMADFEVGDATATPGIVQEHKHNVEKLLKHCMLGQLMQELIGYYIPMEEYYMRETVSKAVAMDTYEKGQLTSSMVDDCFYIVKKCISRALSSSSIDCLCAMINHSTSVLESDFREVLYNKLRQGFPATTLQDIQRGVSSAVSLMQSSLQQGKFNNLGIDSAEVAKAAFLVTLNNVEVCSENITTLKRNLESDCSKLFTQGAGSGEQAKIDSCLSDMVNTSSKFKDLLQEGLTELNTTAIKPQVKPWISSFLSISHNIEEEEFNEYEANDPWVQQLIVNLKQLMAEFKAGLSSVIYDTLTSLMTSLVSMEMEKTVLKCTFSRLGGLQFDKELRSLVAYLTTVTTWTIRDKFARLTQMATILNLERVICSIHTHTHTHISQPTNNPQPRHNHIDGATYGAFWKYSDPLTFSTFCYITALF is encoded by the exons ACCCGGCTTTATAAGGTTATCCAGCGGGCTGATGACATCCTGGACCTGAAGTTCTGTACAGACGGCGTTCAGACGGCGCTACACAATGAGGACTATGAACAGGCTGCCGCCCACATTCACCGCTACCTTTCTCTCGACCAATCAGTCATTGAGCTAAGTCGCCAAGGAGAAGAGA GCAGTGCTGTGGATGCTAGCCTTGCCATGCTTCAAGTGGCAGAGCAGCGATTGAAAGTCCTGGTTGTGGagagactggatgaggctgttaCCAGGGGTGATCTGGCACAGGTGGAAAGATTCTTTAAAATCTTCCCTCTGCTTGGCCTCCACGATCAAGGCCTGGCTCGCTTTGGCCAGTACCTCTGCAGCCAG ctGGCCTCTAAAGCAGAGGAGAACCTGCTCTTGGCTGTGGGAGGagagctgggagagaggagagctgccCTGGTCTTTGCTGACACCCTGACTCTGCTGCTGGAGG GCATAGCTCGTGTTGTGGAGACCCACCAGCCCATCGTAGAGACGTACTACGGTCCAGGCTACCTGTATACTCTCATCACTCACCTGCAGCAGGAGTGTGACCGACAGGCTCAGAAAGTAGTTGACAAGTTCATCCAACAGAGAGACTACCACAACAAG TTTCAGATCGTCCAGAGCAGCATGATGAAGAGTGTGCCCACTGAGATGATTGAACCCAG GGAGCTGGATCCTGTATTACTGGAAGTCACTCTGATGAATGCCAGGTCGGAGCTTTACTTAAGATTCCTGCGCCGTCGCTTGATGGCCGACTTTGAGGTTGGGGATGCTACGGCAACACCTGGCATCGTCCAAG AGCACAAGCATAATGTGGAGAAACTGCTGAAACACTGCATGCTGGGCCAGCTCATGCAGGAGCTGATTGGCTACTACATTCCAATGGAGGAGTACTACATGAGGGAGACCGTCAGCAAG GCTGTAGCTATGGACACATATGAGAAGGGTCAGCTGACATCCAGCATGGTGGATGACTGTTTCTACATTGTGAAGAAGTGCATCAGCAGAGCCCTGTCCAGCTCCAGCATTGACTGCCTGTGTGCCATGATCAACCACTCAACCTCAGTGCTAGAGTCTGACTTCAG ggaggtgttgtataataaGCTGAGGCAGGGCTTCCCTGCGACCACGCTGCAGGACATCCAGCGTGGGGTGAGCAGTGCAGTGAGTCTGATGCAGAGCAGCCTGCAGCAGGGCAAGTTCAACAACCTGGGCATTGACAGCGCAGAGGTCGCCAAGGCTGCCTTCCTG GTGACTCTGAATAATGTGGAGGTGTGTAGCGAGAACATCACCACTCTGAAGAGGAACCTGGAG agTGATTGCTCCAAGTTGTTCACTCAGGGGGCGGGATCAGGAGAGCAAGCTAAGATTGACAGCTGTCTGTCAGACATGGTCAACACATCCAGCAAGTTCAAGGATCTCTTGCAG GAGGGCCTGACGGAGCTGAACACCACAGCCATCAAGCCTCAGGTCAAACCGTGGATCAGCAGCTTCCTGTCCATCTCACACAACATAGAGGAg GAGGAGTTTAATGAGTACGAGGCCAACGACCCCTGGGTCCAGCAGCTCATCGTCAACCTCAAGCAGCTCATGGCAGAGTTCAAG GCGGGGCTCTCTTCAGTTATCTATGACACACTGACCAGCCTCATGACCAGTTTGGTCTCCATGGAGATGGAGAAGACCGTCCTGAAGTGCACCTTCAGCAGG CTGGGAGGGCTTCAGTTTGATAAGGAGCTGCGTTCTCTGGTGGCCTACCTCACAACTGTCACCACCTGGACTATTAGGGACAAGTTTGCTCGGCTGACTCAAATGGCCACCATCCTCAACCTGGAGCGGGTAATctgcagtatacacacacacacacacacacacatttctcaacCCACAAACAATCCTCAACCCAGACACAATCACATAGATGGGGCCACATACGGTGCATtctggaagtattcagacccattgactttttccacattttgttacattacagccttattctaa
- the cog4 gene encoding conserved oligomeric Golgi complex subunit 4 isoform X3, with protein MITFTCSLAENVSSKVRQLDLAKTRLYKVIQRADDILDLKFCTDGVQTALHNEDYEQAAAHIHRYLSLDQSVIELSRQGEESSAVDASLAMLQVAEQRLKVLVVERLDEAVTRGDLAQVERFFKIFPLLGLHDQGLARFGQYLCSQLASKAEENLLLAVGGELGERRAALVFADTLTLLLEGIARVVETHQPIVETYYGPGYLYTLITHLQQECDRQAQKVVDKFIQQRDYHNKFQIVQSSMMKSVPTEMIEPRELDPVLLEVTLMNARSELYLRFLRRRLMADFEVGDATATPGIVQEHKHNVEKLLKHCMLGQLMQELIGYYIPMEEYYMRETVSKAVAMDTYEKGQLTSSMVDDCFYIVKKCISRALSSSSIDCLCAMINHSTSVLESDFREVLYNKLRQGFPATTLQDIQRGVSSAVSLMQSSLQQGKFNNLGIDSAEVAKAAFLVTLNNVEVCSENITTLKRNLESDCSKLFTQGAGSGEQAKIDSCLSDMVNTSSKFKDLLQEGLTELNTTAIKPQVKPWISSFLSISHNIEEEEFNEYEANDPWVQQLIVNLKQLMAEFKVTMVLLSFRNKYLTLAFYKLFIFSSPPLYNLSVLFSQAGLSSVIYDTLTSLMTSLVSMEMEKTVLKCTFSRLGGLQFDKELRSLVAYLTTVTTWTIRDKFARLTQMATILNLERVICSIHTHTHTHISQPTNNPQPRHNHIDGATYGAFWKYSDPLTFSTFCYITALF; from the exons ACCCGGCTTTATAAGGTTATCCAGCGGGCTGATGACATCCTGGACCTGAAGTTCTGTACAGACGGCGTTCAGACGGCGCTACACAATGAGGACTATGAACAGGCTGCCGCCCACATTCACCGCTACCTTTCTCTCGACCAATCAGTCATTGAGCTAAGTCGCCAAGGAGAAGAGA GCAGTGCTGTGGATGCTAGCCTTGCCATGCTTCAAGTGGCAGAGCAGCGATTGAAAGTCCTGGTTGTGGagagactggatgaggctgttaCCAGGGGTGATCTGGCACAGGTGGAAAGATTCTTTAAAATCTTCCCTCTGCTTGGCCTCCACGATCAAGGCCTGGCTCGCTTTGGCCAGTACCTCTGCAGCCAG ctGGCCTCTAAAGCAGAGGAGAACCTGCTCTTGGCTGTGGGAGGagagctgggagagaggagagctgccCTGGTCTTTGCTGACACCCTGACTCTGCTGCTGGAGG GCATAGCTCGTGTTGTGGAGACCCACCAGCCCATCGTAGAGACGTACTACGGTCCAGGCTACCTGTATACTCTCATCACTCACCTGCAGCAGGAGTGTGACCGACAGGCTCAGAAAGTAGTTGACAAGTTCATCCAACAGAGAGACTACCACAACAAG TTTCAGATCGTCCAGAGCAGCATGATGAAGAGTGTGCCCACTGAGATGATTGAACCCAG GGAGCTGGATCCTGTATTACTGGAAGTCACTCTGATGAATGCCAGGTCGGAGCTTTACTTAAGATTCCTGCGCCGTCGCTTGATGGCCGACTTTGAGGTTGGGGATGCTACGGCAACACCTGGCATCGTCCAAG AGCACAAGCATAATGTGGAGAAACTGCTGAAACACTGCATGCTGGGCCAGCTCATGCAGGAGCTGATTGGCTACTACATTCCAATGGAGGAGTACTACATGAGGGAGACCGTCAGCAAG GCTGTAGCTATGGACACATATGAGAAGGGTCAGCTGACATCCAGCATGGTGGATGACTGTTTCTACATTGTGAAGAAGTGCATCAGCAGAGCCCTGTCCAGCTCCAGCATTGACTGCCTGTGTGCCATGATCAACCACTCAACCTCAGTGCTAGAGTCTGACTTCAG ggaggtgttgtataataaGCTGAGGCAGGGCTTCCCTGCGACCACGCTGCAGGACATCCAGCGTGGGGTGAGCAGTGCAGTGAGTCTGATGCAGAGCAGCCTGCAGCAGGGCAAGTTCAACAACCTGGGCATTGACAGCGCAGAGGTCGCCAAGGCTGCCTTCCTG GTGACTCTGAATAATGTGGAGGTGTGTAGCGAGAACATCACCACTCTGAAGAGGAACCTGGAG agTGATTGCTCCAAGTTGTTCACTCAGGGGGCGGGATCAGGAGAGCAAGCTAAGATTGACAGCTGTCTGTCAGACATGGTCAACACATCCAGCAAGTTCAAGGATCTCTTGCAG GAGGGCCTGACGGAGCTGAACACCACAGCCATCAAGCCTCAGGTCAAACCGTGGATCAGCAGCTTCCTGTCCATCTCACACAACATAGAGGAg GAGGAGTTTAATGAGTACGAGGCCAACGACCCCTGGGTCCAGCAGCTCATCGTCAACCTCAAGCAGCTCATGGCAGAGTTCAAGGTAACCATGGTTCTGCTTAGCTTCAGGAATAAATATCTTACATTAGCATTTTATAAACTATTTattttctcttctccccctctttataatctctctgtcttgttctctCAGGCGGGGCTCTCTTCAGTTATCTATGACACACTGACCAGCCTCATGACCAGTTTGGTCTCCATGGAGATGGAGAAGACCGTCCTGAAGTGCACCTTCAGCAGG CTGGGAGGGCTTCAGTTTGATAAGGAGCTGCGTTCTCTGGTGGCCTACCTCACAACTGTCACCACCTGGACTATTAGGGACAAGTTTGCTCGGCTGACTCAAATGGCCACCATCCTCAACCTGGAGCGGGTAATctgcagtatacacacacacacacacacacacatttctcaacCCACAAACAATCCTCAACCCAGACACAATCACATAGATGGGGCCACATACGGTGCATtctggaagtattcagacccattgactttttccacattttgttacattacagccttattctaa
- the cog4 gene encoding conserved oligomeric Golgi complex subunit 4 isoform X1, with amino-acid sequence MITFTCSLAENVSSKVRQLDLAKTRLYKVIQRADDILDLKFCTDGVQTALHNEDYEQAAAHIHRYLSLDQSVIELSRQGEESSAVDASLAMLQVAEQRLKVLVVERLDEAVTRGDLAQVERFFKIFPLLGLHDQGLARFGQYLCSQLASKAEENLLLAVGGELGERRAALVFADTLTLLLEGIARVVETHQPIVETYYGPGYLYTLITHLQQECDRQAQKVVDKFIQQRDYHNKFQIVQSSMMKSVPTEMIEPRELDPVLLEVTLMNARSELYLRFLRRRLMADFEVGDATATPGIVQEHKHNVEKLLKHCMLGQLMQELIGYYIPMEEYYMRETVSKAVAMDTYEKGQLTSSMVDDCFYIVKKCISRALSSSSIDCLCAMINHSTSVLESDFREVLYNKLRQGFPATTLQDIQRGVSSAVSLMQSSLQQGKFNNLGIDSAEVAKAAFLVTLNNVEVCSENITTLKRNLESDCSKLFTQGAGSGEQAKIDSCLSDMVNTSSKFKDLLQVGGCRSILRSERHMICLCAEGLTELNTTAIKPQVKPWISSFLSISHNIEEEEFNEYEANDPWVQQLIVNLKQLMAEFKVTMVLLSFRNKYLTLAFYKLFIFSSPPLYNLSVLFSQAGLSSVIYDTLTSLMTSLVSMEMEKTVLKCTFSRLGGLQFDKELRSLVAYLTTVTTWTIRDKFARLTQMATILNLERVICSIHTHTHTHISQPTNNPQPRHNHIDGATYGAFWKYSDPLTFSTFCYITALF; translated from the exons ACCCGGCTTTATAAGGTTATCCAGCGGGCTGATGACATCCTGGACCTGAAGTTCTGTACAGACGGCGTTCAGACGGCGCTACACAATGAGGACTATGAACAGGCTGCCGCCCACATTCACCGCTACCTTTCTCTCGACCAATCAGTCATTGAGCTAAGTCGCCAAGGAGAAGAGA GCAGTGCTGTGGATGCTAGCCTTGCCATGCTTCAAGTGGCAGAGCAGCGATTGAAAGTCCTGGTTGTGGagagactggatgaggctgttaCCAGGGGTGATCTGGCACAGGTGGAAAGATTCTTTAAAATCTTCCCTCTGCTTGGCCTCCACGATCAAGGCCTGGCTCGCTTTGGCCAGTACCTCTGCAGCCAG ctGGCCTCTAAAGCAGAGGAGAACCTGCTCTTGGCTGTGGGAGGagagctgggagagaggagagctgccCTGGTCTTTGCTGACACCCTGACTCTGCTGCTGGAGG GCATAGCTCGTGTTGTGGAGACCCACCAGCCCATCGTAGAGACGTACTACGGTCCAGGCTACCTGTATACTCTCATCACTCACCTGCAGCAGGAGTGTGACCGACAGGCTCAGAAAGTAGTTGACAAGTTCATCCAACAGAGAGACTACCACAACAAG TTTCAGATCGTCCAGAGCAGCATGATGAAGAGTGTGCCCACTGAGATGATTGAACCCAG GGAGCTGGATCCTGTATTACTGGAAGTCACTCTGATGAATGCCAGGTCGGAGCTTTACTTAAGATTCCTGCGCCGTCGCTTGATGGCCGACTTTGAGGTTGGGGATGCTACGGCAACACCTGGCATCGTCCAAG AGCACAAGCATAATGTGGAGAAACTGCTGAAACACTGCATGCTGGGCCAGCTCATGCAGGAGCTGATTGGCTACTACATTCCAATGGAGGAGTACTACATGAGGGAGACCGTCAGCAAG GCTGTAGCTATGGACACATATGAGAAGGGTCAGCTGACATCCAGCATGGTGGATGACTGTTTCTACATTGTGAAGAAGTGCATCAGCAGAGCCCTGTCCAGCTCCAGCATTGACTGCCTGTGTGCCATGATCAACCACTCAACCTCAGTGCTAGAGTCTGACTTCAG ggaggtgttgtataataaGCTGAGGCAGGGCTTCCCTGCGACCACGCTGCAGGACATCCAGCGTGGGGTGAGCAGTGCAGTGAGTCTGATGCAGAGCAGCCTGCAGCAGGGCAAGTTCAACAACCTGGGCATTGACAGCGCAGAGGTCGCCAAGGCTGCCTTCCTG GTGACTCTGAATAATGTGGAGGTGTGTAGCGAGAACATCACCACTCTGAAGAGGAACCTGGAG agTGATTGCTCCAAGTTGTTCACTCAGGGGGCGGGATCAGGAGAGCAAGCTAAGATTGACAGCTGTCTGTCAGACATGGTCAACACATCCAGCAAGTTCAAGGATCTCTTGCAGGTTGGAGGATGCAGAAGTATACTCAGATCAGAGAGACACATGATCTGTCTCTGTGCA GAGGGCCTGACGGAGCTGAACACCACAGCCATCAAGCCTCAGGTCAAACCGTGGATCAGCAGCTTCCTGTCCATCTCACACAACATAGAGGAg GAGGAGTTTAATGAGTACGAGGCCAACGACCCCTGGGTCCAGCAGCTCATCGTCAACCTCAAGCAGCTCATGGCAGAGTTCAAGGTAACCATGGTTCTGCTTAGCTTCAGGAATAAATATCTTACATTAGCATTTTATAAACTATTTattttctcttctccccctctttataatctctctgtcttgttctctCAGGCGGGGCTCTCTTCAGTTATCTATGACACACTGACCAGCCTCATGACCAGTTTGGTCTCCATGGAGATGGAGAAGACCGTCCTGAAGTGCACCTTCAGCAGG CTGGGAGGGCTTCAGTTTGATAAGGAGCTGCGTTCTCTGGTGGCCTACCTCACAACTGTCACCACCTGGACTATTAGGGACAAGTTTGCTCGGCTGACTCAAATGGCCACCATCCTCAACCTGGAGCGGGTAATctgcagtatacacacacacacacacacacacatttctcaacCCACAAACAATCCTCAACCCAGACACAATCACATAGATGGGGCCACATACGGTGCATtctggaagtattcagacccattgactttttccacattttgttacattacagccttattctaa
- the cog4 gene encoding conserved oligomeric Golgi complex subunit 4 isoform X6 encodes MITFTCSLAENVSSKVRQLDLAKTRLYKVIQRADDILDLKFCTDGVQTALHNEDYEQAAAHIHRYLSLDQSVIELSRQGEESSAVDASLAMLQVAEQRLKVLVVERLDEAVTRGDLAQVERFFKIFPLLGLHDQGLARFGQYLCSQLASKAEENLLLAVGGELGERRAALVFADTLTLLLEGIARVVETHQPIVETYYGPGYLYTLITHLQQECDRQAQKVVDKFIQQRDYHNKFQIVQSSMMKSVPTEMIEPRELDPVLLEVTLMNARSELYLRFLRRRLMADFEVGDATATPGIVQEHKHNVEKLLKHCMLGQLMQELIGYYIPMEEYYMRETVSKAVAMDTYEKGQLTSSMVDDCFYIVKKCISRALSSSSIDCLCAMINHSTSVLESDFREVLYNKLRQGFPATTLQDIQRGVSSAVSLMQSSLQQGKFNNLGIDSAEVAKAAFLVTLNNVEVCSENITTLKRNLESDCSKLFTQGAGSGEQAKIDSCLSDMVNTSSKFKDLLQEGLTELNTTAIKPQVKPWISSFLSISHNIEEEEFNEYEANDPWVQQLIVNLKQLMAEFKAGLSSVIYDTLTSLMTSLVSMEMEKTVLKCTFSRLGGLQFDKELRSLVAYLTTVTTWTIRDKFARLTQMATILNLERVTEILDYWGPNSGPLTWRLTPAEVRQVLALRIDFRSEDIKRLRL; translated from the exons ACCCGGCTTTATAAGGTTATCCAGCGGGCTGATGACATCCTGGACCTGAAGTTCTGTACAGACGGCGTTCAGACGGCGCTACACAATGAGGACTATGAACAGGCTGCCGCCCACATTCACCGCTACCTTTCTCTCGACCAATCAGTCATTGAGCTAAGTCGCCAAGGAGAAGAGA GCAGTGCTGTGGATGCTAGCCTTGCCATGCTTCAAGTGGCAGAGCAGCGATTGAAAGTCCTGGTTGTGGagagactggatgaggctgttaCCAGGGGTGATCTGGCACAGGTGGAAAGATTCTTTAAAATCTTCCCTCTGCTTGGCCTCCACGATCAAGGCCTGGCTCGCTTTGGCCAGTACCTCTGCAGCCAG ctGGCCTCTAAAGCAGAGGAGAACCTGCTCTTGGCTGTGGGAGGagagctgggagagaggagagctgccCTGGTCTTTGCTGACACCCTGACTCTGCTGCTGGAGG GCATAGCTCGTGTTGTGGAGACCCACCAGCCCATCGTAGAGACGTACTACGGTCCAGGCTACCTGTATACTCTCATCACTCACCTGCAGCAGGAGTGTGACCGACAGGCTCAGAAAGTAGTTGACAAGTTCATCCAACAGAGAGACTACCACAACAAG TTTCAGATCGTCCAGAGCAGCATGATGAAGAGTGTGCCCACTGAGATGATTGAACCCAG GGAGCTGGATCCTGTATTACTGGAAGTCACTCTGATGAATGCCAGGTCGGAGCTTTACTTAAGATTCCTGCGCCGTCGCTTGATGGCCGACTTTGAGGTTGGGGATGCTACGGCAACACCTGGCATCGTCCAAG AGCACAAGCATAATGTGGAGAAACTGCTGAAACACTGCATGCTGGGCCAGCTCATGCAGGAGCTGATTGGCTACTACATTCCAATGGAGGAGTACTACATGAGGGAGACCGTCAGCAAG GCTGTAGCTATGGACACATATGAGAAGGGTCAGCTGACATCCAGCATGGTGGATGACTGTTTCTACATTGTGAAGAAGTGCATCAGCAGAGCCCTGTCCAGCTCCAGCATTGACTGCCTGTGTGCCATGATCAACCACTCAACCTCAGTGCTAGAGTCTGACTTCAG ggaggtgttgtataataaGCTGAGGCAGGGCTTCCCTGCGACCACGCTGCAGGACATCCAGCGTGGGGTGAGCAGTGCAGTGAGTCTGATGCAGAGCAGCCTGCAGCAGGGCAAGTTCAACAACCTGGGCATTGACAGCGCAGAGGTCGCCAAGGCTGCCTTCCTG GTGACTCTGAATAATGTGGAGGTGTGTAGCGAGAACATCACCACTCTGAAGAGGAACCTGGAG agTGATTGCTCCAAGTTGTTCACTCAGGGGGCGGGATCAGGAGAGCAAGCTAAGATTGACAGCTGTCTGTCAGACATGGTCAACACATCCAGCAAGTTCAAGGATCTCTTGCAG GAGGGCCTGACGGAGCTGAACACCACAGCCATCAAGCCTCAGGTCAAACCGTGGATCAGCAGCTTCCTGTCCATCTCACACAACATAGAGGAg GAGGAGTTTAATGAGTACGAGGCCAACGACCCCTGGGTCCAGCAGCTCATCGTCAACCTCAAGCAGCTCATGGCAGAGTTCAAG GCGGGGCTCTCTTCAGTTATCTATGACACACTGACCAGCCTCATGACCAGTTTGGTCTCCATGGAGATGGAGAAGACCGTCCTGAAGTGCACCTTCAGCAGG CTGGGAGGGCTTCAGTTTGATAAGGAGCTGCGTTCTCTGGTGGCCTACCTCACAACTGTCACCACCTGGACTATTAGGGACAAGTTTGCTCGGCTGACTCAAATGGCCACCATCCTCAACCTGGAGCGG GTAACAGAGATCCTGGATTACTGGGGCCCGAACTCTGGTCCTCTAACGTGGCGTCTGACCCCAGCGGAGGTCCGGCAGGTTCTGGCGCTACGCATCGATTTCCGCAGTGAGGACATCAAGAGGCTCCGCCTCTAA